Below is a genomic region from Schistocerca americana isolate TAMUIC-IGC-003095 chromosome 1, iqSchAmer2.1, whole genome shotgun sequence.
tgggcggagagagagggtggcggcggggctgggcggagagagagggtggcggcggggctgggcggagagagagggtggcggcggggctgggcggagagagagggtggcggcggggctgggcggagagagagggtggcggcggggctgggcggagagagagggtggcggcggggttgggcagagagagggtggcggcggggttgggcagagagagggtggcggcggggggtgggcagagagagggtggcggcgggggtgggcagagagacggtggcggcgggggtgggcagagagagggtggcggcgggggtgggcagagagagggtggcggcgggggtgggcggagagagagggtggcggcgggggtgggcggagagagagggtggcggcgggggtgggcggagagagagggtggcggcgggggtgggcggagagagagggtggcggcgggggtgggcggagagagagggtggcggcaggggtgggcggagagagagggtggcggcgggggtgggcggagagagagggtggcggcgggggtgggcagagagagggggtggcggCGGGGGTGGGCGGAGAGAAGttggcgacgggggtgggcagagagaagttggcgacgggggtgggcagagactGGTGGTGACGGGGGTGGCCggagagagggtggcgacgggtgtgggcagagagagggtggcgacgggggtgggcagagagagggtggcgacgggggtgggcagagagagggtggcgacgggggtgggcagagagagggtggcgacgggggtgggcagagagagggtggcgacgggggtgggcagagagagggtggcaacgggggtgggcagagagagggtggcgacgggggtgggcagagagagggtggcgacgggggtgggcagagagagggtggcgacgggggtgggcagagagagggtggcgacgggggtgggcagagagagagggtggcgacggaggtgggcagagagagagggtggccacgggggtgggcagagagagggtggcgacgggggtgggcagagagaaggtggcgacgggggtgggcagagagaaggtggcgacgggggtgggcatAGAGAaggtggcgacgggggtgggcagagagaaggtggtgacgggggtgggcagagagagggtggcaacgggggtgggcagagagaaggTGGcaacgggggtgggcagagagaaggTGGcaacgggggtgggcagagagaaggTGGcaacgggggtgggcagagagaaggTGGcaacgggggtgggcagagagaaggTGGcaacgggggtgggcagagagaaggTGGcaacgggggtgggcagagagaaggTGGcaacgggggtgggcagagagaaggTGGCAACGGGGGTGGGCAGAGGGAAGGTGGTGATGGGGGTGGGCAGAGAGACGGTGGCGATGGTGGTGGGaagagagaagggaaggaggaggtaatgaacagagagaggggggggaaggaTGGGAAACTGGACAGTGACagtgggagggggagatggacagggacAGGGGAGAGAAGGCAATCAGAATGTATCCCATATGTAGTAGACACGTATGCTTTCCCTTTACTTTTTTTTCCATTGAAGCAGTCTGAGCCACAGCAAAGTGTGGCTGGGTCCAGCTAGTACATCAGTAGCAATCTTAAATATATAAAGGACTAATTCTCTGGTAAACTTGCTTGATATACAGTACAGAAGCATTTGTTTTCTTAAACAgttacattttattaaaaatccACCACCCTAGTCAGCACCTCTAATGCGTGCTATTCCTGTGGCACTTGACTCAGATCTAAGCTTGTCACAATCTTTATGGTGGATGAAACTATAACTGTCATTACAACATTATGTTATTGGCAACAGGGGAAGTGGGAGGGGGCTGTGGAATTGATACAATTATCTTCTTGACAAAACTGAAAAGAACACAGTTTTATACTCCATCATTTGTAAAATGCCCATAAATTAGTTTGACATTAGTAATATTCATGAAAGGCATTTACACCAGTGCTTCATTCTCCAGGATTTCAGTTACAATGGCatcttcacagttcttgaagaaactGAAGACATTCAGTCTGGTGTGAAACCTATAACACCTTGTCTGTATCAATTGTCATTGTGAATgatacaaaaacaaatacaaaatgtcCACATACAGTTTACTACATCACTTACACAAAAATACTAGTGTCTCAGGATGTACTTCTCTTGCACTGTTACTGAATGCATGGATTATCTACATCCCAAGTAAATTGGTTACTATGATGATGGAGTATGGAAATTTCACTGGCAATATTTCATCCTCAAGGGGAGACAAGTTTCTGATCTCCAGTCCTAACAATTTACCATCTGAAATTAGTTGTGTTCTGTCCCTATAGTTTTGAAACACAATGTACAAGTTTTGCATGGGGAATgagattaaaaataaatgaatagcaATCTAAAAACCCTTACAAGAACTAATCCTCTAGTAAGTTTACAAAATATATGTTACAGAAAAATGTGTTTTCTTAAGTAGTCCCACTATACTTAAAAATATGCGTTTTTGCCAACACCATCAATGCATGATTTTTCAGTAGCACTGTACTAGGAAGTAAGCTTGTTACAAATCTAatagtggatgaaattttcactgccagtactagaatggcaaggggaggagaggtggtggggaATATCTGCCAATCTCTTTTTATCAGTTTAATATCTGAAAGTACTAATATTCTGTCCCTGAAATTTTGGAACTTTCTGCACATGTCGTGAGGCAAACAAGATGAAAAATAAATATAGTAgccgcagtagtagtagtagtagtagtagtagtagtaggcttCTAAGAGACTTGAAGCTCCCATGCTGATCTCACATGATTCCTCCAAGATGCTCCTGTCTTCTGCTGCCTCTTGacagtaaaaaaatattaattgtaatATCTTTGAATGTTGTTCAGTTTCAGGTGCAGCAGACTCAGAGTGTTCATCTTAATGTTCAACATACGACCATGTTACTGGCACATCAAGCACCTCCACAACTGGTTGCTGCTCCCAAGTTTTGAGGCATATGACATTAaaggcatatttttaaaaaatcaattttcgTCTTTTGAAAATTGAATGTAACTGGgtaaataaaaagtctactcatcACATAGtagcaacagaacactcaaatatgAATGGTAAGGAAGCTGCTTCTTCAGACAGAAGGCTTGAAGAGGAATGAATGGAGATGAAAAAAATACTGGTGAAATTTAGGAAATGGTAGAGTTTGGAAAATTTGCCCAAAACACCcagtcagggaagacttaccagatagtgtgagaaggaaagactgattgctggaTACTGCACTACAtgatatttgaaaacctgagagcttagcaGTGGAAGATAGTGTAATATGCAAGATAGAGAAGAAAGCTAAGTGTACAGTAGGAAAAAGCGGTGGGTAAGAAAATTAAATACCTTAGAAAATAAAAGACATAGTggactaaaacagagtgaagaaagaaACAGTTAATGAGAAGGAaagctgagataaaagaaattaatgcaAATTAAGATCAGATAGGTGGCAAGAATCAAGGGCATATTGTGATGCCAGTTCCCATCTTTCGAGTTCTGAGAAGCTAGTGTCTTGATGTGGAACACAGATGGCACATTTGGTGAAACAGGCATCAAGGTCATGACTGTCTGGTTGTAGAGCATGCTGCATAACAGGATACTGTGTATTGCCAGAACACCCTCCAAACATGAATATTGATGGTAGTCATGCCAAGGCAGGGAGGCAGAATAGTGTTTATGTAACAGGTCATTTCACAGGTGGTGTTGTAATGCCATGTCCCACACGTGGAGTTCTGAGAAGCTATTTTGGGGgtcaggggaggggtgggggggaaggggggggggaagtattCAGATGGTATAGGTGGTGAAACAGGCTCTGAGATCACAACTGTCTTCttctagagcatgctctgcagcagGATATTGTTCGTTGCAAGTGTACACCCTTTGTCGGAACCATAGGATCTGACCAAGATACCTGTCTCGAGCTGGTTTTGGCAGATTTACAGAAGAGTGAGAGTGATGATGAATCAATTGTAGGAAATGAGGATGACAGTGATGCTGATGGAGGTATGATAGAGGAAGATATACAGGTTGCAATGAAGTGGATATGAGTGACTACGAAGATGGTGATAATAGTATTCAGGTAACAAGTGCATCCACTTTTGTGTCTAGAAGTGGACagataacatataacacagtaccaCCTGATGTGTACAAGCAGATTTCAAGGAATGTAATACACAAAACTGTGCATATTCCACGTCACCTTAGACCACAATTACAGATAAGGGTCAATTGTTTCAGACTTTACCACAAATCACATGCAGAGTGTAATAGTAATGTACACCAATAATCATGCAAGAGATGATAAAATTCTGTAACCAACTCTTAAATGCTGGATTGAACTTGATTCTGCAAAGCTGTAGGCATTTTTTGGTCTACTAATAATGCTGGCTTGCATAAGGCTCATGGGAAGCCTTTAAGTGAATTTTGGTCAGAAGACTATGGCTTACCTATTCTTCGAGCCACGATGAGCTTTTCAAGATTCTGTGATATTTTAACATGGATCTGGTTTGATGATAAACTCATAAGGGAAGAAAGAAAATCTGCTTCTGGGTCAAAAGCTGAACCTATAAGAGCTATGTTTGCAATTTTCATTGATACACACATTTTGTCTTATGTCCCTGGACTTTGTATTACAGTTGATGAGCATCTGTAAACTTTCAAGGGATGTTATCCATTCAAGGTGTACATTCCTTCAAAACCTGGAAAGTATTGGATGAAAGTGTGGGCTGCTGTAGATTGTGAGACCAATTATGCAATAAATGTACAAGTGTGTTGGGGAAATCTGCTGTAGGAAGGGAAATAAATCAAAGGAAATGATTGGTACATGATTTACTTGATCAACTGAAAGGAAGTGCTAGTTATATTACCACTGATAACTTTTCTGCAAGTGTTGATTTGACAGTAAAACTTCTTGCTAATAAATTAATGCTTCAGGCCAACTGAAAAGAGATACCAAAGGAGATGCTGCCATCAAAACAGAGGCATCCAATATTGACCACTGTTGAGTATGCAGAGAATACTGTTTTAGTTTTGTATGTTCCTACAGTTCCTACACAAAATAAATCAGTCATTTGCTGCCTACTCTACACCaaaaatttaatgtaagtgagcaTGAGCACAAAAAACCTtaaataataatgttttacaaCTCAACAAAGTCAGGAGTTGATACAGTTGATAAGATGGCTAGATGCTACATTTTTTGATATATTAGATTTAGCTTGTCTCAATGTTTATGTTctgtattgtaaatttttacatgatatgagAAGTGAAAGTGTAAGAAGAGAATTCCTCTCAGAACTAGGAAAAGAACTAGTCCAACCTCACACAGAATGATGAATCCTGTCACCCCAGTGCAGAACACAATGCATTTGTTCAGCAATAATATCTTCAGGCTTCAATGATCTTCTAAAGGAAAACCAACATGATAACCAGGAAACCAATGTTccaaatctgaaaagaaaatggTGTGATTCCTGCCCAAGGTCAAAGGACAAGAAAGTGAATCAACAATGTTTTGATGGGTGTCACAAGCTTGTCTGTAAACAACATGCTTCATAAGTGTGATGTGTAATGACTGATTGTCATATGACACGGAGAATGAGTAGGAGTGTATTTCTAACAAATATCCATATAAGTGCTATTAcacagaatattaataaattactgtatttttacacattgtgtgagttatgaatattttgtgttaaaataattttttttggaacTAAACAAACTACACAAACTAAACAAAATAtgttttcatgtttcaaacaaatgTAGTAAATAATTACAACTTATATGTAACttcgccccatgaaccatggaccttgccgttggtggggaggcttgcgtgcctcagcgatacagatagccgtaccgtaggtgcaaccacaaaggaggggtatctgttgagaggccagacaaatgtgtgattcctgaagaggggcagcagccttttcagtagttgcaagggcaacagtctggatgattgattattgtaacaataaccaaaacggtcttgctgtgctggtactgcgaacggctgaaagcaaggggaaactacggctgtaatttttcctgagggcatgcagctttactgtatgattaaatgatgatggcatcctcttgggtaaaatattccggaggtaaaatagtcccccattcggatctccgggcagggactactcaagaggaagtcattatcaggagaaagaaaactggagttctacggatcggagcgtggaatgtcagatcacttaatcgggcaggtaggttagaaaatttaaaaagggaaatggataggttgaagttagatatagtgggaattagtgaagtttggtggcaggaggaacaagacttctggtcaggtgactacagggttataaacactaaatcaaagaggggtaatgcaggagtaggtttaatcatgaataggaaaataggaatgtgggtaagctactacaaacagcatagtgaacgcactattgtggtcaagatagatacaaagcccacacctactacagtagtacaagttcatatgccaactagctctgcagatgacgaagaaattgaagaaacgtatgatgaaataaaagaaattattcagataattaagggtgtcgaaaatttaataatcatgggtgactggaattcggtagtaggaaaagggagagaaggaaacgtagtaggtgaaggctaagaaacgaaagaggaagccgcctggtagaattttgcacagagcacaacttaatcatagctaacacttggtttaagaatcatgaaagaaggttgtacacatggaagaaccctggaga
It encodes:
- the LOC124617476 gene encoding glycine-rich cell wall structural protein 1.8-like; amino-acid sequence: MVVGREREAADGGGQREGGGGWWWAERGGRRMVVGRERGAAEGGGQREGGSGRWWAERGGRRGWAEREGGGGVGRRERVAAGVGGERGWRRGWAEREGGGGGGRRERVAAGVGGERGWRRGWVEREGGGGAGRRERVAAGLGGERGWRRGWAEREGGGGAGRRERVAAGLGGERGWRRGWAEREGGGGAGRRERVAAGLGGERGWRRGWAEREGGGGAGRRERVAAGLGGERGWRRGWAEREGGGGAGRRERVAAGLGGERGWRRGWAEREGGGGAGRRERVAAGLGGERGWRRGWAEREGGGGAGRRERVAAGLGGERGWRRGWAERGWRRGWAERGWRRGVGRERVAAGVGRETVAAGVGRERVAAGVGRERVAAGVGGERGWRRGWAEREGGGGGGRRERVAAGVGGERGWRRGWAEREGGGRGGRRERVAAGVGGERGWRRGWAERGGGGGGGRREVGDGGGQREVGDGGGQRLVVTGVAGERVATGVGRERVATGVGRERVATGVGRERVATGVGRERVATGVGRERVATGVGRERVATGVGRERVATGVGRERVATGVGRERVATGVGRERVATGVGRERGWRRRWAEREGGHGGGQREGGDGGGQREGGDGGGQREGGDGGGHREGGDGGGQREGGDGGGQREGGNGGGQREGGNGGGQREGGNGGGQREGGNGETMPRRSPTPEARSFECHQRRLWLLKKATINRHQRWLRDVVDRPDIDHLLELWCQRYEGFEEFIDWLLREEITVNTEQKCGQHFGPALALAVLTRLLTLIFMSYGLVLMARTHLLSEMLPFTVVYVVWLLAVAGGQLAIC